TTGACCGCAGGCTCAAGCGCATCAAGCGCACTTGTCAGAACTTCATCAATCGTTTTGCAAAACGCGTCCCGCATTTGAGCTCCGGGAGGCCGGCCCTCAGTGTTGCCAAGCAAGCTCCATGCGGTCTCTTCCTGGGCCGTGCCGATTGAGTATTTCCGAAGGACACGCGCTCCAGCCTTCACTGCCTCCTGAAGGTAGACCTCCGTTTGCGTGCCCTGACCGGGAAACATGGATGGAAACACCTTGCGTACCGCCACAAGGTGGACAGCTACGGGCTTGTTCACGTCGATCCGGCTCGCTTTGAGACACTTTTCGAACAATGGCATGGTGTTTCACCTCTCCATATTGGTTGTACCAGAGCAGCCATGCGATGGTTTCATCCTTGGCCTGCCGGATGGTTTCGAAGCGTTGACCGTGAAGCCGCCCACATTCAGAGAAGCGAACAGGGTTTCGCTGGGTGCATTGTCCCAGAAGTTCCCCTTGCGGCTTTTCGAAGCTGTGACGTCGTAGTCCTCAAGAGCTCGGCTGAACTCATGATTGGCGTACACATATCACCTTTCATTGCTTATGGCACCATGACCTCGGTTGGGTCCGCTTAACGACTATTGCTCCGACGGTCCAAGTGGTTAGAACGGCAGGACGTTCGCAGGCCAACATGCGAGTCCGAAGGCCATCGTAGCCAACTCAGCTGCGATGCCTGTCATTCAGCGCGTCGCGGCATCTTCATTGGCATTGCTTTCTGTCGTCCTGCCCAACGTATCGTACAGCGGCTCGGCTGGGGCTACTTTGGGCTCTTCCTTCGCAACGGAGATTGCCAAGATCCGGATGCTGTCATTTGCCGGCAACGTCAGCGTCCTGGCATGAGCGGGCAAATCCATTGGGTAAACGAAGAGATAGCTGTAAGCATACGGCTGGTTCAGACCTTCCGGAGTGTGATGGTGTGAGGCATACCATGCCAGAGTTGCCGGCTTAACGTAGCCAGGACGCAGACCGAGATAATCCTCTGGATAGCGCGGGGACCAGGCTGGCGAGCCCTGATTGTGAAGATCCCATGTCGCGTGATTTGCCGACACAGCCCAATCCTTCCTGAGCGGAACCTGGTGCGCCGGAACCTGGCTGTTTGGCCCACCGCCTTGCGTGATCGAATCCGGCCTGGGCTTCCATTGGCGCGTATCCCATTGGCCGATAAACCCTCCCCAGTCTTCTACCGTCAGACTTACAGGACGATCCCCAACGCGGAATTGGGCCTGCTGATCGCCTTGCGCAGAAGCTGCGAGTACATACACCTTATTGAAGTCGCCTGCGGGTAGAGGAATGGCCTGCCCCTTTGTCACCAGCGCATCGGGCTTGCCTGTTCCGGCATGCGCCAGTTGAAAATCCACGCCATTGACACTGAGTTGGGTAGGCAGCATCTCTGCGGGAAGCGCGTCGCCTTGCTTGTCGAATCCGCCGATCGATTTCGTGTCGTCTTCGCTCGCGGCGGCTAGGTCGTACTTGAGCGCAACCGGCTTCGAGGTGACTGAGTTCAGATGCGCGGGAGACTCGCCCAGCCGAAGGGCAAAGGTACGCGGCTGATACGGCTTGAAAGAGGTCTCAAGTGCGCCGTCTACGACAGAAGCCGAGCCAATTGGCTGATCAATCGGCAATTCCTGTCCGTTGACTTCGCGCATTGAGGCGATAGGCCCGGCGAACTTCACACGAACCTGCGGGGCTGGCTTTCCGTCCAGTTCCACGAGCCGCACAATCACTTCATCGCTCAGTTCAGCCTTTTTGAGGGCGAGAATGCGGATGTCCGGGTTGTCGACGGTCAAAAGCGAGAAATCACGTCCTAGCTTACCGGCGTGTTTCTCCGTTTCAAAGGCGATCAGCGGAGTGCTGAGACGATAGGCTTGCCAATCTGTGCGGCCCTGGCGCCAGTCTCCGGCGTGCCCTGCGATCCCAAAGAGAATCTCGTGGTGGCCCCAGTCCTGGTTCAGTTGATCGGTATAGCCGCCTTTCATTTGCGAAGCAGCCCCTGGCGTGCGGAGCAGCGTCAGGCGGATGGTGCTGTCGTCGCGCTTGTCCGAGCCGTTCTTGACGTCGGTAAGGATGGTCGCGCCGTAAGAGCCGCTCTCGTCGGTCTGGTCAATCCAGTGATGCGAGGCTACCTCGAACTGCCGTTCTGTAGCCGCGGGCCGCTGAATCGTGCCAATCTCCCAGTTATAGGTGGCCATCTTGTTGGCGGCTGACAGCGGAAACACCGCCTTGAGATTTGCGGACAGCGTCCTCCAGTCGATTGAATCGCTGAATTCAACGCGATTGCCTGGGTCGCCGGCCGACAGTCGAACGGTCTGCACGAACTTCGAGCCTTCGCTCTCGCGAGTGACTTCCACCGCTATTCGTACGGGGCCGCTTTCCACTACGCGAATCTTTGCGGCTCCGCCGACGTAGGCGCGCGGCGCTGCCTGCTCCTGGTCAAAATCCATGTTCCAGGCAGGCCACTGTTTCGGCGCATCGTTAGAGATAGCCAGTCGCATCGGTCCTGCGAGTAAATCCTTGTTCAGCGACTTGTCGATGATGCTGGTTACGTCACCGCCCGGGCTGAGCGAGATGCGATAACGCCCGTTTTCCAGCGTAGACTGGCTCACCTTTAGTTCCGCCGAGGGCGCGGGCGACTGTACGCGGCGAATATCGTAAACAGCGTATCCGACAGACGGCACTTTGGCGAGGAACAGAACTTTGCCGTCTTCGACCTGCGCGGGTACCTCATGTCCGTCGGGACCAAAGACTCGCACTGCCTTCGGCGATTCGCCGGTAGATGGCAACGCAGCCTCGACCACGTCTTCACGCGCAATGTTCAGGGGGTTGTACACCACAACGGGCGTTCCGCTCACCTGCGTGTCCAGTGCGGACGCCACGGACTGCGTGGCGCTGGTGAGCACATCCGAGAACTGATTAAGCGCAATCACATCGTCGTTCTGCTGAAACTCATAGGCGCGCGGGGTCGCCGTTCCTGCTCCCGAGTCGTGAAACTGTCCACCCATCACCAGCATCCACGCATCGTTCAGGCGTTGCTGCGGGTAAGGACGGCCGCCCATCCACGAGGCTGCAATCGAGGCTTTCTCGGCGGCGTCAGCCAGGATTTCATTCCGGCGATTCCAGCGCTTGTGATAGGCCTCCGAGGTAAGCGAGCCAGCCGAGTGATTGATCAATTCCAGATCGCCCTTGTAGCTGGGCAACTTCGACTGCATCTCCGGTTTGATGTCGAGGAACATTTGATCAGCGGCTGCGGAGATCACGTGCACGGGTCCATCGCCCATTCGGACAGGTGTGCCCTGCGCCGGCGCGTCGGCAGCGTTACCTTCAGATGAGGGCAGAACGGCCTCGCCATGCGTCACCGTGGCTTCGAGCAGCTTTACGGACTCTTCATTGGTAGCGCCACCGATATCGCCAGTGCCGACGTAGTGGTAATCGGCATAAACGCCAGTCACGCTTCCGTCCAGATTGATGCGCTTTGGCCAGTCCGGCTCAGATGGCTGCCTCCGGCGCGGATTCGAGCCCGGTGCTGGAGGTACTTCCGGCGGCGGACTCTTACTCAGGTCGGTGTAAATCCGGCTTCCGTAGCCGCCGGGATTGAGCGCCGCGATCACTGTCTCTCCGTCGGGACCTTGCCATAGCCCGACATTGAAAGGAATGCCTTCAGGCGTCTTCTCCGGAGAATCGGGACCGCCAATCAGAGGAGCGGGCTGCCACACCGCGTTCAGCTTCTGCGTCGAGAACCCTTTTACGCCAGCATGCGCCAGAATGGTCGGCAGTGACGCCGGAAACCCGAAACAATCCGGCAGCATATATTCGGCGCTGGCCTTGCCAAACTCATTGCGGAAGTAGGTGTTGCCGTACAGTACCTGGCGAATGATCGACTCCGCGCTGGGGAGATTTACATCGCCCTCTTCGACGGAAGAACCGGCTGGATACCAGTTACCCTTGGCGACGTACTGCTTCAATCTTGCATAGTCGGCGGGATAATACTCCTTCATGAGCCGGTATCGATTGGAGCCCGTCCAATTAAAGACATAGTGCGGATATTTATCGATGTAATCGAAGTTTACTCGCATTGTTTTCAGCAGGTATTCGCTGATTACCTGCGGGTATTCCCAACGCCACTGCGTATCGAGGTGAGCGTAGGGAACCACATAAAGCGTCGGTTGCTTCGTGATATCCGGAGCCTCCATGGTCTGCGCCGGGGCGCGAAACGCGAACGCCATCAAGGCAGCAAGCAATAAACTCTTCGGGAAACGCGACATGGAACCTCCAGTGGGCTGGACCTCAAAGGTCGG
This portion of the Acidicapsa acidisoli genome encodes:
- a CDS encoding alpha-mannosidase, encoding MSRFPKSLLLAALMAFAFRAPAQTMEAPDITKQPTLYVVPYAHLDTQWRWEYPQVISEYLLKTMRVNFDYIDKYPHYVFNWTGSNRYRLMKEYYPADYARLKQYVAKGNWYPAGSSVEEGDVNLPSAESIIRQVLYGNTYFRNEFGKASAEYMLPDCFGFPASLPTILAHAGVKGFSTQKLNAVWQPAPLIGGPDSPEKTPEGIPFNVGLWQGPDGETVIAALNPGGYGSRIYTDLSKSPPPEVPPAPGSNPRRRQPSEPDWPKRINLDGSVTGVYADYHYVGTGDIGGATNEESVKLLEATVTHGEAVLPSSEGNAADAPAQGTPVRMGDGPVHVISAAADQMFLDIKPEMQSKLPSYKGDLELINHSAGSLTSEAYHKRWNRRNEILADAAEKASIAASWMGGRPYPQQRLNDAWMLVMGGQFHDSGAGTATPRAYEFQQNDDVIALNQFSDVLTSATQSVASALDTQVSGTPVVVYNPLNIAREDVVEAALPSTGESPKAVRVFGPDGHEVPAQVEDGKVLFLAKVPSVGYAVYDIRRVQSPAPSAELKVSQSTLENGRYRISLSPGGDVTSIIDKSLNKDLLAGPMRLAISNDAPKQWPAWNMDFDQEQAAPRAYVGGAAKIRVVESGPVRIAVEVTRESEGSKFVQTVRLSAGDPGNRVEFSDSIDWRTLSANLKAVFPLSAANKMATYNWEIGTIQRPAATERQFEVASHHWIDQTDESGSYGATILTDVKNGSDKRDDSTIRLTLLRTPGAASQMKGGYTDQLNQDWGHHEILFGIAGHAGDWRQGRTDWQAYRLSTPLIAFETEKHAGKLGRDFSLLTVDNPDIRILALKKAELSDEVIVRLVELDGKPAPQVRVKFAGPIASMREVNGQELPIDQPIGSASVVDGALETSFKPYQPRTFALRLGESPAHLNSVTSKPVALKYDLAAASEDDTKSIGGFDKQGDALPAEMLPTQLSVNGVDFQLAHAGTGKPDALVTKGQAIPLPAGDFNKVYVLAASAQGDQQAQFRVGDRPVSLTVEDWGGFIGQWDTRQWKPRPDSITQGGGPNSQVPAHQVPLRKDWAVSANHATWDLHNQGSPAWSPRYPEDYLGLRPGYVKPATLAWYASHHHTPEGLNQPYAYSYLFVYPMDLPAHARTLTLPANDSIRILAISVAKEEPKVAPAEPLYDTLGRTTESNANEDAATR